GAAGAGCTGGCGCCGTCCATGGACGCGCTGTTTTCGCTGGTCTTCGACCTGAGCCGCTCCGAGCAGCACCGCATCATCGCCGGCGGCTCGCCGCTCAAGCGGCAGATCTCGCTGGCGCTGGCCAACACGTCGGCGCAGTTCCCCATCCGTCCTACGGTCGCCTGTCAGGGCGCGGAGGGCGCGAACTCGCAGATGGCCTGCGAGCGCATTTTCCCCTCGGGCAGCATCATGTACTTTCAGTACTTCGAAAATGTCTTCGCCGCCGTCGAGCAGGGACTGTGCCGGTACGGCGTGCTGCCCATCGAGAACAGCACGGCCGGCTCGGTGAACCGCATTTACGACCTGATGATGGAGCACAGCTGCTACATCGTGCGCAGCTGCCGCGTCAAGATCGACCACTGCCTGCTTGCCAATCCCGGCGTTTCCATCGGCGACATCAAAGAGATCATCTCTCACGAGCAGGCGCTGGCGCAAAGCCAGAGCTTCCTCAAGTCGCTGGGGGTCAAGGTCGCTCCCGTCAAGAACACGGCCGTCGCCTCGCAGATGGTGCACGAGTCGGGGCGCAAAGATCTGGCGGCGCTGTCGTCGCGCAGCTGCGCCGAACTCTATGGCCTGGATTGCCTCAAGGCCTCCGTGCAGGACGCGGGCAGCAACTTCACGCGCTTCATCTGCATCGCCAAGGATCTGGAAATTTACCCCGGCGCCAACCGCACCAGCCTGATGATGGTGCTGCCGCACAAGCGCGGCTCGCTGTCGCACGTGCTGTCACGCTTCAAGGCGCTGGACATCAATTTGCTCAAGCTGGAGAGCCGGCCGCTGGCCAACAGCGATTTCGAATTCATGTTCTATTTCGACCTCGACTCCTCCGTCTACAACGATTCTTTCCTGCGCATCTTCGACGACCTGCAGGGCGCCGTCACCACGCTCAAATATCTGGGCAGCTACTCCGAGGTGGTGTAAATGGGGCGCTTCGGCCTGATCGGCCGCGCGCTCGGCCACAGTTTCTCGCCCGCCATCCACGCCCTGATCGGCGATTACGAGTACAAGCTCTATCCCCTGGAGCCGGAGGCGCTGGATGGCTTTCTACGCGCGAGCGACGGCGACGGCTTCAACGTCACCATTCCCTACAAGATCGACGCGATGAAAAGCTGCCGCGAGCTGTCGGAGCGCGCCCGCGCCATCGGCTGCGTCAACACTGTGACGCGCCTGCCAGGCGGGGAATGGCGCGGCGACAACACGGACTGGGACGGTTTTCTGCATCTG
This window of the Pyramidobacter piscolens W5455 genome carries:
- a CDS encoding bifunctional chorismate mutase/prephenate dehydratase, whose amino-acid sequence is MDMKDFRTQIDEIDRGLVDLITRRFAVVRDIAAYKAKNNIPIYDPARERQKLNDLADSVGEELAPSMDALFSLVFDLSRSEQHRIIAGGSPLKRQISLALANTSAQFPIRPTVACQGAEGANSQMACERIFPSGSIMYFQYFENVFAAVEQGLCRYGVLPIENSTAGSVNRIYDLMMEHSCYIVRSCRVKIDHCLLANPGVSIGDIKEIISHEQALAQSQSFLKSLGVKVAPVKNTAVASQMVHESGRKDLAALSSRSCAELYGLDCLKASVQDAGSNFTRFICIAKDLEIYPGANRTSLMMVLPHKRGSLSHVLSRFKALDINLLKLESRPLANSDFEFMFYFDLDSSVYNDSFLRIFDDLQGAVTTLKYLGSYSEVV